Proteins encoded together in one Hylaeus volcanicus isolate JK05 chromosome 3, UHH_iyHylVolc1.0_haploid, whole genome shotgun sequence window:
- the LOC128873778 gene encoding glutamic acid-rich protein-like isoform X3, with the protein MPGAGGQPPQRTTFRPPWVKDGPNPLPMPTAPWTLNSRRDSKSKSDEPPAFTQVTLKSVAKPEVKQPPAEVQPRKQSKITIIPSQPKIEKNTSSQPTKIEKNTSSQPAKIEKNTSSQPAKSEKNTSSQPAKSEKNTSSQLTKSGKNTSSQPVPTKIRENGRQEPNSRPQLERQVRIERSRSRGDTIPLSKSESTTGAPTLSKSSSRAAIPPPPPPRPPPPPPARAILKDLPPLSESQHEKLEMLKSRPRKRPDWACMMKEVESGRTLRHVQCNDRSAPLIERVNKVTADPAGKAQFVFESEKSNMHNQLLKQIQQGVPLKRVQTNDRSRPMLEGLRKFRRQMTIEEQMQKADEPTDDSVSDDMDDIDAQRILNLEAEVDREKSKKNLEDHGKHDEKLTESLKQTALQARKDAERLEKEYITVAEERDKMKNELEEMRRMYATLERRMKAEQELEAEPVIELADDSDEATWYLVSGMALAGCPSAKDVAKIASQKSIDKKEPSESEEEEEEEEEDETTEDEEEEEKDPKAATEKRLQREIKLLTSKIRNCSDKAANAKKERHALKDQIKQQQKLLKEEKKKFKRLQKEVDKMAKLMSENDDEDEEDEEEEEDEEETESEESESEESEEDEESETEDEDDSLEGQRDALQKKAKKHEGRLAALKKGNYLLKAQVDRLKDDLGKQREESLSLQEDLDSVLAELG; encoded by the exons ATGCCCGGTGCCGGTGGCCAACCACCGCAGAGGACCACCTTCAGGCCGCCATGGGTCAAGGATGGTCCCAACCCTCTGCCTATGCCTACCGCGCCATGGACCCTCAATTCCAGGAGAGACTCCAAATCCAAGTCTGACGAACCACCGGCCTTCACACAAGTCACCCTTAAA AGTGTAGCGAAACCGGAAGTGAAGCAACCCCCGGCGGAAGTGCAGCCGCGGAAACAGAGTAAAATCACAATAATCCCGTCGCAgccgaaaattgaaaagaatacaAGCAGTCAAccaacgaaaattgaaaagaatacaAGCAGCCAACCggcgaaaattgaaaagaatacaAGCAGTCAACCAGCGAAAAGTGAGAAAAATACGAGTAGTCAACCAGCGAAAAGTGAGAAAAATACGAGCAGTCAGCTGACGAAAAGCGGGAAAAATACGAGTAGTCAACCGGTGCCGACGAAGATCCGCGAGAATGGACGACAAGAGCCAAATTCGAGGCCACAGCTCGAACGACAGGTTCGAATCGAGAGGTCTCGATCTCGAGGTGACACTATACCTCTCTCCAAGAGTGAGAGCACCACAG GCGCACCGACGCTATCGAAAAGCTCTTCGAGGGCAGCGATCCCGCCACCGCCGCCTCCGAGACCACCTCCACCGCCTCCAGCCAGGGCGATCCTGAAGGATCTTCCTCCTCTCAGCGAATCGCAACACGAGAAACTGGAGATGTTGAAGTCAAGGCCACGGAAACGTCCCGACTGGGCGTGCATGATGAAGGAGGTCGAGAGCGGAAGGACCTTAAGGCACGTTCAATGCAACGACAGGAGCGCACCTCTGATCGAGAGGGTGAACAAGGTCACAGCTGATCCAGCAG GGAAGGCACAGTTTGTGTTCGAATCCGAAAAGTCGAACATGCATAACCAATTGCTGAAGCAGATACAACAGGGTGTACCGCTGAAGAGGGTGCAGACCAACGATCGATCGAGACCGATGTTGGAGGGTCTGAGGAAGTTCCGGAGGCAAATGACGATAGAGGAGCAAATGCAGAAGGCTGATGAACCCACCGATGATTCCGTTTCGGACGACATGGACgacattgatgca CAAAGGATCTTGAATCTAGAGGCCGAAGTCGACCGGGAGaaatcgaaaaagaatttgGAAGATCACGGTAAACACGACGAGAAACTCACGGAATCTTTGAAACAGACGGCTCTGCAAGCTCGAAAAGATGCAGAGAGGcttgaaaaagaatatatcaCCGTGGCAGAGGAAAGGGacaaaatgaagaatgaattAGAAGAAATGAGAAGAATGTATGCCACTTTAGAAAGGCGTATGAAAGCTG AGCAAGAGCTTGAGGCTGAACCGGTAATAGAGCTAGCAGACGATAGCGACGAGGCGACTTGGTACTTGGTTTCAGGAATGGCATTAGCCGGTTGTCCAAGCGCGAAAGATGTCGCGAAAATTGCTTCTCAAAAAAGCATAGATAAGAAAGAGCCGAGCGAAAgtgaggaagaagaagaagaagaagaagaagatgaaactacggaagatgaagaagaagaagagaaagatcCGAAGGCTGCAACAGAAAAACGATTACAGAGGGAGATTAAACTTTTGACCtctaaaattagaaattgcaG CGATAAGGCAGCAAATGCTAAGAAAGAGCGACACGCATTGAAAGATCAAATTAAACAGCaacaaaaattactgaaagaggagaaaaagaaatttaaacgtCTTCAAAAAGAAGTTGACAAAATGGCAAAACTAATGTCAGAAAATGAtgatgaagatgaagaagacgaagaggaagaagaagatgaagaagaaacagAATCCGAAGAGTCTGAATCAGAGGAATCAGAGGAGGACGAAGAATCAGAGACAGAAGACGAAGATGACTCATTGGAAGGCCAAAGAGATGCATTACAG AAAAAAGCTAAAAAGCACGAAGGACGTTTAGCTGCATTGAAGAAGGGTAACTACTTATTAAAAGCACAAGTCGATAGACTGAAAGATGATTTAGGAAAGCAACGAGAAGAAAGTCTCTCTCTACAAGAGGATCTTGACTCTGTCTTAGCAGAATTAGGTTAA
- the LOC128873778 gene encoding DNA ligase 1-like isoform X2, with product MPGAGGQPPQRTTFRPPWVKDGPNPLPMPTAPWTLNSRRDSKSKSDEPPAFTQVTLKSVAKPEVKQPPAEVQPRKQSKITIIPSQPKIEKNTSSQPTKIEKNTSSQPAKIEKNTSSQPAKSEKNTSSQPAKSEKNTSSQLTKSGKNTSSQPVPTKIRENGRQEPNSRPQLERQVRIERSRSRGDTIPLSKSESTTGAPTLSKSSSRAAIPPPPPPRPPPPPPARAILKDLPPLSESQHEKLEMLKSRPRKRPDWACMMKEVESGRTLRHVQCNDRSAPLIERVNKVTADPAGKAQFVFESEKSNMHNQLLKQIQQGVPLKRVQTNDRSRPMLEGLRKFRRQMTIEEQMQKADEPTDDSVSDDMDDIDAVRDDLQSTKQMLALELRNKEALERENKRLQQRILNLEAEVDREKSKKNLEDHGKHDEKLTESLKQTALQARKDAERLEKEYITVAEERDKMKNELEEMRRMYATLERRMKAGMALAGCPSAKDVAKIASQKSIDKKEPSESEEEEEEEEEDETTEDEEEEEKDPKAATEKRLQREIKLLTSKIRNCSDKAANAKKERHALKDQIKQQQKLLKEEKKKFKRLQKEVDKMAKLMSENDDEDEEDEEEEEDEEETESEESESEESEEDEESETEDEDDSLEGQRDALQKKAKKHEGRLAALKKGNYLLKAQVDRLKDDLGKQREESLSLQEDLDSVLAELG from the exons ATGCCCGGTGCCGGTGGCCAACCACCGCAGAGGACCACCTTCAGGCCGCCATGGGTCAAGGATGGTCCCAACCCTCTGCCTATGCCTACCGCGCCATGGACCCTCAATTCCAGGAGAGACTCCAAATCCAAGTCTGACGAACCACCGGCCTTCACACAAGTCACCCTTAAA AGTGTAGCGAAACCGGAAGTGAAGCAACCCCCGGCGGAAGTGCAGCCGCGGAAACAGAGTAAAATCACAATAATCCCGTCGCAgccgaaaattgaaaagaatacaAGCAGTCAAccaacgaaaattgaaaagaatacaAGCAGCCAACCggcgaaaattgaaaagaatacaAGCAGTCAACCAGCGAAAAGTGAGAAAAATACGAGTAGTCAACCAGCGAAAAGTGAGAAAAATACGAGCAGTCAGCTGACGAAAAGCGGGAAAAATACGAGTAGTCAACCGGTGCCGACGAAGATCCGCGAGAATGGACGACAAGAGCCAAATTCGAGGCCACAGCTCGAACGACAGGTTCGAATCGAGAGGTCTCGATCTCGAGGTGACACTATACCTCTCTCCAAGAGTGAGAGCACCACAG GCGCACCGACGCTATCGAAAAGCTCTTCGAGGGCAGCGATCCCGCCACCGCCGCCTCCGAGACCACCTCCACCGCCTCCAGCCAGGGCGATCCTGAAGGATCTTCCTCCTCTCAGCGAATCGCAACACGAGAAACTGGAGATGTTGAAGTCAAGGCCACGGAAACGTCCCGACTGGGCGTGCATGATGAAGGAGGTCGAGAGCGGAAGGACCTTAAGGCACGTTCAATGCAACGACAGGAGCGCACCTCTGATCGAGAGGGTGAACAAGGTCACAGCTGATCCAGCAG GGAAGGCACAGTTTGTGTTCGAATCCGAAAAGTCGAACATGCATAACCAATTGCTGAAGCAGATACAACAGGGTGTACCGCTGAAGAGGGTGCAGACCAACGATCGATCGAGACCGATGTTGGAGGGTCTGAGGAAGTTCCGGAGGCAAATGACGATAGAGGAGCAAATGCAGAAGGCTGATGAACCCACCGATGATTCCGTTTCGGACGACATGGACgacattgatgcagtaagggACGACTTGCAAAGCACCAAACAAATGCTTGCTCTGGAACTTAGAAATAAGGAAGCTTTGGAAAGGGAAAACAAGAGATTACAA CAAAGGATCTTGAATCTAGAGGCCGAAGTCGACCGGGAGaaatcgaaaaagaatttgGAAGATCACGGTAAACACGACGAGAAACTCACGGAATCTTTGAAACAGACGGCTCTGCAAGCTCGAAAAGATGCAGAGAGGcttgaaaaagaatatatcaCCGTGGCAGAGGAAAGGGacaaaatgaagaatgaattAGAAGAAATGAGAAGAATGTATGCCACTTTAGAAAGGCGTATGAAAGCTG GAATGGCATTAGCCGGTTGTCCAAGCGCGAAAGATGTCGCGAAAATTGCTTCTCAAAAAAGCATAGATAAGAAAGAGCCGAGCGAAAgtgaggaagaagaagaagaagaagaagaagatgaaactacggaagatgaagaagaagaagagaaagatcCGAAGGCTGCAACAGAAAAACGATTACAGAGGGAGATTAAACTTTTGACCtctaaaattagaaattgcaG CGATAAGGCAGCAAATGCTAAGAAAGAGCGACACGCATTGAAAGATCAAATTAAACAGCaacaaaaattactgaaagaggagaaaaagaaatttaaacgtCTTCAAAAAGAAGTTGACAAAATGGCAAAACTAATGTCAGAAAATGAtgatgaagatgaagaagacgaagaggaagaagaagatgaagaagaaacagAATCCGAAGAGTCTGAATCAGAGGAATCAGAGGAGGACGAAGAATCAGAGACAGAAGACGAAGATGACTCATTGGAAGGCCAAAGAGATGCATTACAG AAAAAAGCTAAAAAGCACGAAGGACGTTTAGCTGCATTGAAGAAGGGTAACTACTTATTAAAAGCACAAGTCGATAGACTGAAAGATGATTTAGGAAAGCAACGAGAAGAAAGTCTCTCTCTACAAGAGGATCTTGACTCTGTCTTAGCAGAATTAGGTTAA
- the LOC128873778 gene encoding glutamic acid-rich protein-like isoform X1 encodes MPGAGGQPPQRTTFRPPWVKDGPNPLPMPTAPWTLNSRRDSKSKSDEPPAFTQVTLKSVAKPEVKQPPAEVQPRKQSKITIIPSQPKIEKNTSSQPTKIEKNTSSQPAKIEKNTSSQPAKSEKNTSSQPAKSEKNTSSQLTKSGKNTSSQPVPTKIRENGRQEPNSRPQLERQVRIERSRSRGDTIPLSKSESTTGAPTLSKSSSRAAIPPPPPPRPPPPPPARAILKDLPPLSESQHEKLEMLKSRPRKRPDWACMMKEVESGRTLRHVQCNDRSAPLIERVNKVTADPAGKAQFVFESEKSNMHNQLLKQIQQGVPLKRVQTNDRSRPMLEGLRKFRRQMTIEEQMQKADEPTDDSVSDDMDDIDAVRDDLQSTKQMLALELRNKEALERENKRLQQRILNLEAEVDREKSKKNLEDHGKHDEKLTESLKQTALQARKDAERLEKEYITVAEERDKMKNELEEMRRMYATLERRMKAEQELEAEPVIELADDSDEATWYLVSGMALAGCPSAKDVAKIASQKSIDKKEPSESEEEEEEEEEDETTEDEEEEEKDPKAATEKRLQREIKLLTSKIRNCSDKAANAKKERHALKDQIKQQQKLLKEEKKKFKRLQKEVDKMAKLMSENDDEDEEDEEEEEDEEETESEESESEESEEDEESETEDEDDSLEGQRDALQKKAKKHEGRLAALKKGNYLLKAQVDRLKDDLGKQREESLSLQEDLDSVLAELG; translated from the exons ATGCCCGGTGCCGGTGGCCAACCACCGCAGAGGACCACCTTCAGGCCGCCATGGGTCAAGGATGGTCCCAACCCTCTGCCTATGCCTACCGCGCCATGGACCCTCAATTCCAGGAGAGACTCCAAATCCAAGTCTGACGAACCACCGGCCTTCACACAAGTCACCCTTAAA AGTGTAGCGAAACCGGAAGTGAAGCAACCCCCGGCGGAAGTGCAGCCGCGGAAACAGAGTAAAATCACAATAATCCCGTCGCAgccgaaaattgaaaagaatacaAGCAGTCAAccaacgaaaattgaaaagaatacaAGCAGCCAACCggcgaaaattgaaaagaatacaAGCAGTCAACCAGCGAAAAGTGAGAAAAATACGAGTAGTCAACCAGCGAAAAGTGAGAAAAATACGAGCAGTCAGCTGACGAAAAGCGGGAAAAATACGAGTAGTCAACCGGTGCCGACGAAGATCCGCGAGAATGGACGACAAGAGCCAAATTCGAGGCCACAGCTCGAACGACAGGTTCGAATCGAGAGGTCTCGATCTCGAGGTGACACTATACCTCTCTCCAAGAGTGAGAGCACCACAG GCGCACCGACGCTATCGAAAAGCTCTTCGAGGGCAGCGATCCCGCCACCGCCGCCTCCGAGACCACCTCCACCGCCTCCAGCCAGGGCGATCCTGAAGGATCTTCCTCCTCTCAGCGAATCGCAACACGAGAAACTGGAGATGTTGAAGTCAAGGCCACGGAAACGTCCCGACTGGGCGTGCATGATGAAGGAGGTCGAGAGCGGAAGGACCTTAAGGCACGTTCAATGCAACGACAGGAGCGCACCTCTGATCGAGAGGGTGAACAAGGTCACAGCTGATCCAGCAG GGAAGGCACAGTTTGTGTTCGAATCCGAAAAGTCGAACATGCATAACCAATTGCTGAAGCAGATACAACAGGGTGTACCGCTGAAGAGGGTGCAGACCAACGATCGATCGAGACCGATGTTGGAGGGTCTGAGGAAGTTCCGGAGGCAAATGACGATAGAGGAGCAAATGCAGAAGGCTGATGAACCCACCGATGATTCCGTTTCGGACGACATGGACgacattgatgcagtaagggACGACTTGCAAAGCACCAAACAAATGCTTGCTCTGGAACTTAGAAATAAGGAAGCTTTGGAAAGGGAAAACAAGAGATTACAA CAAAGGATCTTGAATCTAGAGGCCGAAGTCGACCGGGAGaaatcgaaaaagaatttgGAAGATCACGGTAAACACGACGAGAAACTCACGGAATCTTTGAAACAGACGGCTCTGCAAGCTCGAAAAGATGCAGAGAGGcttgaaaaagaatatatcaCCGTGGCAGAGGAAAGGGacaaaatgaagaatgaattAGAAGAAATGAGAAGAATGTATGCCACTTTAGAAAGGCGTATGAAAGCTG AGCAAGAGCTTGAGGCTGAACCGGTAATAGAGCTAGCAGACGATAGCGACGAGGCGACTTGGTACTTGGTTTCAGGAATGGCATTAGCCGGTTGTCCAAGCGCGAAAGATGTCGCGAAAATTGCTTCTCAAAAAAGCATAGATAAGAAAGAGCCGAGCGAAAgtgaggaagaagaagaagaagaagaagaagatgaaactacggaagatgaagaagaagaagagaaagatcCGAAGGCTGCAACAGAAAAACGATTACAGAGGGAGATTAAACTTTTGACCtctaaaattagaaattgcaG CGATAAGGCAGCAAATGCTAAGAAAGAGCGACACGCATTGAAAGATCAAATTAAACAGCaacaaaaattactgaaagaggagaaaaagaaatttaaacgtCTTCAAAAAGAAGTTGACAAAATGGCAAAACTAATGTCAGAAAATGAtgatgaagatgaagaagacgaagaggaagaagaagatgaagaagaaacagAATCCGAAGAGTCTGAATCAGAGGAATCAGAGGAGGACGAAGAATCAGAGACAGAAGACGAAGATGACTCATTGGAAGGCCAAAGAGATGCATTACAG AAAAAAGCTAAAAAGCACGAAGGACGTTTAGCTGCATTGAAGAAGGGTAACTACTTATTAAAAGCACAAGTCGATAGACTGAAAGATGATTTAGGAAAGCAACGAGAAGAAAGTCTCTCTCTACAAGAGGATCTTGACTCTGTCTTAGCAGAATTAGGTTAA